One window of the Zea mays cultivar B73 chromosome 3, Zm-B73-REFERENCE-NAM-5.0, whole genome shotgun sequence genome contains the following:
- the LOC100272975 gene encoding uncharacterized protein LOC100272975 precursor, whose amino-acid sequence MEAPRPRLPIVAALSAALLLVLAHAHGAASSPAGGPTPVAVRPWVARLQALHDLSVSGEQQQGGGFGECWGAVMGLSSCYGEILLFFVNGESYIGPDCCVAIRGATRYCWPAMLASVGFTAEEADVLRGFCDGEEAEATRAPPPAVPAPPARGLGQLAAVAVRG is encoded by the coding sequence ATGGAAGCACCACGCCCGCGTCTCCCCATCGTCGCCGCGCTGTCGGCGGCGCTGCTCCTCGTCCTCGCCCACGCCCACGGCGCTGCCTCCTCCCCCGCTGGCGGCCCGACGCCCGTCGCCGTGCGGCCCTGGGTGGCGCGGCTGCAGGCACTCCACGACCTGTCCGTGTCCGGCGAGCAGCAGCAGGGCGGCGGGTTCGGGGAGTGCTGGGGCGCCGTGATGGGGCTGAGCTCGTGCTACGGCGAGATCCTGCTCTTCTTCGTCAACGGCGAGTCGTACATCGGGCCCGACTGCTGCGTCGCCATCCGCGGCGCCACGCGCTACTGCTGGCCCGCCATGCTCGCCTCCGTCGGCTTCACCGCCGAGGAGGCCGACGTGCTGCGCGGCTTCTGCGACGGCGAGGAGGCGGAGGCCACCCGCGCGCCGCCGCCTGCTGTGCCCGCTCCTCCCGCCCGGGGACTGGGCCAGCTGGCTGCCGTAGCCGTGAGGGGGTGA